In Debaryomyces hansenii CBS767 chromosome A complete sequence, a genomic segment contains:
- a CDS encoding DEHA2D02090p (similar to uniprot|Q97FI6 Clostridium acetobutylicum) produces the protein MQYSFRQANLEDLASSWKILEDAIRRRKDDGSDQWQDGYPNPSVIKEDIEKEIAYVLTYSKDVVGYCTISIDEEPAYANLEGKWLSEGSFVVCHRLAISESFLGQGLAQKMLSFVEENALSNQIYSVKADTNFDNFGMLKIFDKLGYKYCGEVFLRGAKRKAFEKVLNKS, from the coding sequence atgCAATATTCCTTTAGACAAGCTAATTTGGAAGATTTAGCTTCAAGCTGGAAAATATTAGAAGATGCTATTCGTCGTCGAAAAGATGATGGAAGTGACCAATGGCAAGATGGATATCCAAATCCATCAGTGATAAAAGAAGATATAGAGAAGGAAATTGCATATGTATTAACGTATAGTAAGGACGTTGTGGGATATTGTACTAtatcaattgatgaagaacCTGCTTATGCAAACCTTGAAGGTAAGTGGTTATCTGAGGGTAGTTTTGTTGTGTGTCATCGTCTTGCTATTTCTGAAAGCTTTTTGGGACAAGGTTTAGCACAAAAAATGTTAAGTTTTGTAGAAGAGAACGCACTTTCgaatcaaatttatagTGTTAAGGCTGATACAAACTTTGATAACTTTGGTATGcttaaaatttttgataaattaggCTATAAATATTGTGGTGAAGTTTTTCTTAGAGGAGCAAAAAGAAAagcttttgaaaaagtatTAAATAAA